The Oscillatoria acuminata PCC 6304 genomic interval TAAATCGAGAACAAACCCGGGCAAGATTGGCTCGCCGCTAACCGTAGCAGGATTATTGAGGCATTCTACGGCATTTCCGGGACGATAGATGTAAACTCGACGTTGTTTGCGGTCTATCAGCCATCCAAGTTGCACTCCATTGTCAATGTACTGTTGCATTTTGTCTTGGAGTGGTTTTAATGGGTCAGATGCCGATCGCAGTTCCACCACAAAATCAGGAGGAATGGGTGCAAATTTTTCCTGTTGTTCTGGTGTAAGCTCGTTCCACCGTTCCAACTTCACCCAAGCAGCATCGGGAGAAATTTGCGCTCCATTCGGTAAGGTAAACCCCGTACTCGAATCAAACCCAATTCCCGTCTCGTCTTGTTCAGTCCAGTTATAAAGCTGGCCGAGCAGTCTAAAATTGCGTCCACCCGTTTCGCTGCCAGTCGGGGGCATAATCACTAATTCTTCTGTTGCCTTGCGTTCGAGGCGTAAGTCTCGATTGAGTTGACAAATTTCAAAAAATTGCTCTGGGGTTAGCTCTATTACCGGATGAATATGCAGCACCAAGGGATGATTTTCAATATTTTTCCGAATTTTCGTTGGATTCATGGTAAATCTCCTGGGTTTGTTATTAATTTGCCCTGCTTTTATCTTTTTAAAGCAGGGCAAAGCCTTACGCCCAATTTTTATCCGATTCAGGCTTCCGATTGTGACGTTTTGGCTGCATTTGAGTAATATTTTCCAGGGATGTTGCTCCCAAAACTCTTTCCGTTAGTTTAGCAACAAATGCTTGCTGGAGTTGAGGATTATCT includes:
- a CDS encoding Uma2 family endonuclease; this encodes MNPTKIRKNIENHPLVLHIHPVIELTPEQFFEICQLNRDLRLERKATEELVIMPPTGSETGGRNFRLLGQLYNWTEQDETGIGFDSSTGFTLPNGAQISPDAAWVKLERWNELTPEQQEKFAPIPPDFVVELRSASDPLKPLQDKMQQYIDNGVQLGWLIDRKQRRVYIYRPGNAVECLNNPATVSGEPILPGFVLDLSKIW